In one Longimicrobium sp. genomic region, the following are encoded:
- the thiE gene encoding thiamine phosphate synthase, with the protein MTDLRDRLSLIVITDPGCGDGRTIVDVVRAALRGGAPSIQLRGKDQPAREQVELARALRAETRAAGALLWVNDRLDVALAAGADGVHLGQDDLPVEAARRIAPPGFLVGISAETPELARAAERGGADYVGTGPVYETGSKADAGSAVGCGRIAEVAAAVRIPVVGIGGIAAANAGGVVRAGAAGVAVISAVMRAPDPEAAVRELLRGVRDL; encoded by the coding sequence ATGACCGACCTCCGCGACCGGCTCTCCCTCATCGTCATCACCGACCCCGGCTGCGGCGACGGACGCACGATCGTCGACGTGGTGCGCGCGGCGCTGCGGGGCGGCGCGCCGTCCATCCAGCTGCGCGGCAAGGACCAGCCGGCGCGCGAGCAGGTGGAGCTCGCCCGCGCGCTGCGCGCGGAGACGCGCGCGGCCGGCGCGCTGCTCTGGGTGAACGACCGGCTCGACGTGGCCCTGGCCGCCGGCGCGGACGGCGTGCACCTGGGGCAGGACGACCTTCCCGTCGAGGCGGCGCGGCGGATCGCCCCCCCTGGCTTCCTCGTCGGCATCAGCGCGGAGACGCCGGAGCTGGCGCGGGCGGCCGAGCGCGGCGGCGCGGACTACGTGGGCACCGGCCCGGTGTACGAGACCGGGAGCAAGGCCGACGCGGGCTCCGCCGTCGGCTGCGGACGCATTGCCGAGGTGGCCGCGGCGGTGCGCATCCCCGTGGTCGGCATCGGCGGGATCGCCGCGGCGAACGCGGGCGGCGTGGTGCGCGCGGGCGCCGCGGGCGTGGCCGTCATCAGCGCCGTCATGCGCGCGCCGGACCCCGAGGCCGCCGTACGCGAGCTGCTGCGAGGGGTCCGGGATCTCTAG
- a CDS encoding serine hydrolase domain-containing protein produces MRLRPTAIAAALLACATAPSARAQLVAFAPPPRGGEVSRLAITLDSIARHSMADQSIPGLSVAVVKDGRVLLQRGYGVVDPPRERAATAATEYQIASVTKQFTAAAVLRLAEQGRLSLDDPVTRYVDGLPDPYEEVTIRRLLNHTAGVPNFTEFMREFRQPLAPARVIEALADRPLLFVPGMGFHYSNSGYYLLGLVIEQVSGQGYADYLREQFFAPLGLRDTRYCGELSSRVPNGFVRGRGGKAVHAAPWDPSVLYAAGSLCSTAVDLARWEIALGEGRVLSAASFREMTTPAPPPDQSTRMAYGYAMMVDTTDAGPYLHHDGAVAGFRAQVAWYPDEHLAVVVLMNQGLAAPEPIERDLARAVLGTQRQRGPAVAGVPAPPNARRAIGSRAQDARR; encoded by the coding sequence ATGCGTCTGCGCCCGACGGCCATCGCCGCCGCCCTGCTCGCCTGCGCCACCGCGCCTTCCGCGCGCGCCCAGCTCGTGGCGTTCGCCCCGCCCCCGCGCGGCGGCGAGGTGTCGCGGCTGGCCATCACGCTGGATTCCATCGCCCGCCACTCCATGGCCGACCAGTCCATCCCCGGCCTGAGCGTGGCGGTGGTGAAGGACGGGCGCGTGCTCCTGCAGCGCGGCTACGGCGTGGTCGACCCGCCGCGCGAGCGCGCCGCCACGGCCGCCACCGAGTACCAGATCGCCTCGGTCACCAAGCAGTTCACCGCCGCGGCCGTGCTGCGGCTGGCCGAGCAGGGGCGCCTGTCGCTCGACGACCCGGTCACGCGCTACGTGGACGGGCTGCCGGACCCGTACGAGGAAGTCACGATCCGCCGGTTGCTGAACCACACCGCGGGGGTACCCAACTTCACCGAGTTCATGCGCGAGTTCCGCCAGCCGCTGGCGCCCGCGCGCGTGATCGAGGCGCTGGCCGACCGGCCGCTGCTGTTCGTGCCGGGGATGGGGTTCCACTACAGCAACTCGGGCTACTACCTGCTGGGGCTGGTGATCGAGCAGGTGAGCGGGCAGGGCTACGCCGACTACCTGCGCGAGCAGTTCTTCGCGCCGCTGGGGCTGCGCGACACGCGCTACTGCGGCGAGCTGAGCAGCCGCGTGCCCAACGGCTTCGTGCGCGGCCGCGGCGGCAAGGCGGTGCACGCGGCGCCGTGGGACCCGTCGGTGCTCTACGCCGCCGGCTCGCTCTGCTCCACCGCCGTGGACCTGGCCCGGTGGGAGATCGCGCTGGGCGAGGGCCGCGTGCTCTCCGCCGCGTCGTTCCGGGAGATGACCACGCCCGCGCCGCCGCCGGACCAGAGCACCCGGATGGCCTACGGCTACGCGATGATGGTGGACACCACCGACGCCGGCCCGTACCTGCACCACGACGGCGCCGTCGCCGGCTTCCGCGCGCAGGTGGCGTGGTACCCCGACGAGCACCTGGCCGTGGTGGTGCTGATGAACCAGGGCCTGGCCGCCCCCGAGCCCATCGAGCGCGACCTGGCCCGCGCGGTGCTGGGGACGCAGCGCCAGCGCGGCCCCGCCGTGGCCGGCGTGCCCGCGCCGCCCAACGCCCGCCGCGCCATCGGCAGCCGCGCGCAGGACGCGCGGCGGTAG